CTCAGGAAACACCGGGTCCGAACTCTCGATCGTCAAGGTATGCAACCTCAGCCGCAGAGCCGCTCGTGTATCCGGCGTAGCCTCATCACCGACGCCTTCGCTCCACAGCCGCCCGCGCACGTCAATATCATTGATCGCCAGCCCGACACCCGTCCCCGTGCGCTCGACATCACTCCCGAACACGCCAATCGACTGAACATCCACCAGCACCGTCTTCTCAGGCGGGTAAGGCATCAACACCGCAGGCAGTGCCGACTCACCCCATACCGGTGCGGCCATCAAACAACCAAGAACGCAGGCAGGCATGGTCTGTTTCATGGACAACATTGTACGCTCCCGCTCGGGTCAGACCGCCACACCCTGCTTCTCGTCCAACAACTCTACGCTGTTGAACTTCTTGCCCTCAAGCATCTCCAGGCTCGCTCCACCCCCAGTGCTGACGTGCGAGACCTTGTCCGCGTAGCCAAGCTGAGCAATCGCCGCAGCGCTGTCGCCCCCACCAATAATGCTCACCGCATCCGACTCCGCGATCGCCTGCGCCACCGCCTTGGTCCCCTCATCAAAAGGCGGCATCTCAAACACACCCATCGGCCCGTTCCAAACCACCGTCTTCGCCTCACGAACCAGATGGCCAAAAAGCTTCGATGAATCAGGACCGATGTCCAGACCCTGATAGCCCTCAGGCACCTCCCCCGCCTTCACAATCTGCTTCTTGCAGTCACCCGAAAAAGCATCCCCCACGTGCGTGTCCACCGGCAGCACCAGCTTACTCCCGGCCTTCCCAATCAAACGCTTGGCCAGCTCAACCTTGTCCGGTTCAACCAGACTCCCGCCAACCTCCCCGCCCTGCGCCAGCGAAAACGTGTACGCCATCGCCCCGCCGATCAACACGTGATCACAAACCTTCAGCAGATTATCAATGACATTGATCTTGTCCGACACCTTCGCCCCGCCAAGGATCGCCACAAACGGCCGTGCCGGGCTGTCGATCGCTTCAGACAGGTACTGGATCTCCTTCTCGACCAGAAACCCGCACACCGCCGGCTTGCCCTCGGCCTTCATCTTCCGCGGAGCCGCCACCATCGAAGCGTGGTCCCGGTGACACGTCCCAAACGCATCATTGCAATACGCATCCCCAAATGACGCCAGCGTCGCCGCAAACGCCTCATCACCCTTCTTCTCCGCCTTGTCGAACCGCAGGTTCTCCAGCAGCACCACCCCGCCCGGCTCCAACCCCTCAACCTTCGCCTTGGCGTCGTCGCCAACTGTATCCGACGCAAACACCACCTCGCGCCCCAGCAGTTCCCCAAGCCTCTTCGCCGCCGGTGCCAGTGAATACGCCGCCTCGGGCCCCTCACCCTTTGGCCGCCCCAGATGGCTCATCAGCACCAGCGCCCCCCCACGGTCCAGCACCGCACGAATCGAGTCCAACGCCATCCGAATCCGCCGATCATCCGTGATCTGACCATCCTGTAGCGGGACGTTGAAGTCCACCCGCATCAGAACCCTCAGTCCCGCCACATCGAGATCAGCAATGGTTTTCTTGGGCAAGAGATCGTCCTCCATGAACTGGCCAAAAGCAGGGGCGTGACCTATGACTATCCAGCAACAAGCCGACTACAGAAACCGACCCACCAACCGATAGCTTACTCCGAACATGACCTCTTTTCACGATCACCTCACCAGCCTCGGAGCCGAGTTCCTCACCTACGGCCCCGACGCCGACTCCGCCGTCCACCTCGCCGAACACCTCGGTGCCTTCGAGGCCGAGTACGCCGCCATCCGCCGCCGTGTCGGCATCCTCGCCCTGCCCCAGCAGGCCATCCTCCACGCCTCCGGGATCGACCGCCAGGACTTCCTCCACCGCATGGTCACCCAGAACATCAACGCCCTCGAGCCCGGCCAGACCACCCGCTGCTTCCAACTCGACGGCAAAGGCCGCATCCTCGCCGACATCCTCGTCCACCATGGCGGGGACGACACCTGGCTCGAAATGGACCGATTCCGACTCGACTCCGTCCATCAACTCCTCGACAGCCGACTCTTCTCCGAAGACGTCACCCTCGAGCCGCAACCCGATGCCCGGCTCTTCCTCGCCCTCATCGGACCCGCAGCCCTCCGCCTCCTCGCCGCAGCAGCAATACACACCGTCGAGGGCATGACCCCCGATGACCTCGGCTCAATGCCCCGCACCACCCATGTCCTCAATATCGGCACCGCCCTCGTCTCGGCAACCCGCTGGGACATGGCTGGCGAACTCGCCATCCGACTCGCCGTCCCCACCGAGCACGCCGTCGAAGTCCACCAGACGCTGCTTGACGCCGCTGGCTACGAGCCCAACGCCGAAGTCGATGCCGACTTCGGCCAGCGCCGCCGCGACTCCCTCCGCGGACGACCCATCGGCTGGGCCGCCTACAACACCGCCCGCATCGAAGCCGGCGAAGTCCTCTTTGGCGTCGACTTCGGCACCGACTGCCGACCCGCAGAAGCCGGCAAAACCGTCATGGACCAGACCGTCTCCTTCACCAAAGGTTGCTACCTCGGCCAGGAGGTCGTCGCCCGGATGCACAACCTCGGACACCCCAAACGACTCCTCATCGGCCTCACCATCGAGAGTGACAAGCTCCCCGTCGCCGGCTCCCAAGTCCTCAA
This Phycisphaeraceae bacterium DNA region includes the following protein-coding sequences:
- a CDS encoding glycine cleavage T C-terminal barrel domain-containing protein, giving the protein MTSFHDHLTSLGAEFLTYGPDADSAVHLAEHLGAFEAEYAAIRRRVGILALPQQAILHASGIDRQDFLHRMVTQNINALEPGQTTRCFQLDGKGRILADILVHHGGDDTWLEMDRFRLDSVHQLLDSRLFSEDVTLEPQPDARLFLALIGPAALRLLAAAAIHTVEGMTPDDLGSMPRTTHVLNIGTALVSATRWDMAGELAIRLAVPTEHAVEVHQTLLDAAGYEPNAEVDADFGQRRRDSLRGRPIGWAAYNTARIEAGEVLFGVDFGTDCRPAEAGKTVMDQTVSFTKGCYLGQEVVARMHNLGHPKRLLIGLTIESDKLPVAGSQVLKAGDDGPTLDVVGGITSSTLSPLRGGLAMAIAMVKWGHHRPGNKLYATELGQPVEALAGPPGVESLRPTHND
- a CDS encoding phosphoglycerate kinase translates to MPKKTIADLDVAGLRVLMRVDFNVPLQDGQITDDRRIRMALDSIRAVLDRGGALVLMSHLGRPKGEGPEAAYSLAPAAKRLGELLGREVVFASDTVGDDAKAKVEGLEPGGVVLLENLRFDKAEKKGDEAFAATLASFGDAYCNDAFGTCHRDHASMVAAPRKMKAEGKPAVCGFLVEKEIQYLSEAIDSPARPFVAILGGAKVSDKINVIDNLLKVCDHVLIGGAMAYTFSLAQGGEVGGSLVEPDKVELAKRLIGKAGSKLVLPVDTHVGDAFSGDCKKQIVKAGEVPEGYQGLDIGPDSSKLFGHLVREAKTVVWNGPMGVFEMPPFDEGTKAVAQAIAESDAVSIIGGGDSAAAIAQLGYADKVSHVSTGGGASLEMLEGKKFNSVELLDEKQGVAV